The following are encoded together in the bacterium genome:
- a CDS encoding acyl-CoA dehydrogenase family protein — MDLTLGPDERALQRQVRAWLGKNVPQREPKTAAAVAGGAPDAARREQARIARAKAWQKKLYAAGYVAMGWPREYGGQGADVMHQTIVNEELVRARAPQLIGGMGIQMVGPTLIAYGSEEQKRRHLPPILSADEIWCQGYSEPGSGSDLASLRTRAVVDGDDFVVNGQKIWTSGAQYADWMFCLVRTDPDAPKHRGISYVLIDMKSPGITVRPLVQMTGDPGFNEVFFEDVRVPRTNLVGQLHDGWTVANATLRHERNMLASTTRTQQLLKELLARAKRETRHGKPASQDPLVRQRLADLAIRVETMKLEAYRQLTDALRKRPAGINASVNKLVTCELNHQLARAAIELMGDYGWLDKRDSRVRDDGSWPTDYMFALGLIIGGGTAQVQKNIIAERGLGMPREPRPRAAS; from the coding sequence ATGGACCTGACGCTCGGCCCCGACGAGCGCGCGCTCCAGCGCCAGGTCCGCGCCTGGCTCGGGAAGAACGTCCCGCAGCGCGAGCCCAAGACGGCGGCCGCGGTCGCGGGCGGCGCGCCCGACGCCGCGCGCCGCGAGCAGGCGCGCATCGCGCGCGCCAAGGCCTGGCAGAAGAAGCTCTACGCCGCGGGCTACGTTGCCATGGGCTGGCCGCGCGAGTACGGCGGCCAGGGCGCCGACGTCATGCACCAGACGATCGTCAACGAGGAGCTGGTGCGCGCCCGCGCGCCGCAGCTGATCGGCGGCATGGGCATCCAGATGGTCGGCCCGACGTTGATCGCGTACGGCAGCGAGGAGCAGAAGCGACGCCACCTGCCGCCGATCCTCAGCGCCGACGAGATCTGGTGTCAGGGCTACTCGGAGCCGGGCTCCGGCTCCGACCTCGCCTCGCTGCGCACGCGCGCCGTGGTCGACGGCGACGACTTCGTCGTGAACGGCCAGAAGATCTGGACCTCGGGCGCGCAGTACGCCGACTGGATGTTCTGCCTCGTGCGCACCGACCCCGACGCGCCCAAGCATCGCGGCATCTCCTACGTGCTGATCGACATGAAGTCGCCCGGCATCACCGTGCGCCCGCTCGTCCAGATGACCGGCGACCCGGGCTTCAACGAGGTCTTCTTCGAGGACGTGCGCGTGCCGCGGACGAACCTCGTCGGGCAGCTGCACGACGGCTGGACGGTCGCCAACGCGACGCTCCGCCACGAGCGCAACATGCTCGCCTCGACGACGCGCACGCAGCAGCTCCTGAAGGAGCTGCTCGCCCGCGCCAAGCGCGAGACGCGACACGGCAAGCCGGCGTCGCAGGACCCGCTCGTGCGCCAGCGCCTCGCCGACCTCGCCATCCGCGTCGAGACGATGAAGCTCGAAGCCTATCGCCAGCTGACCGACGCGCTCCGCAAGCGGCCGGCCGGCATCAACGCCTCGGTGAACAAGCTCGTCACCTGCGAGCTGAACCACCAGCTCGCCCGTGCGGCGATCGAGCTCATGGGCGACTACGGCTGGCTCGACAAGCGCGACTCGCGCGTGCGCGACGACGGCAGCTGGCCCACCGACTACATGTTCGCGCTCGGCCTCATCATCGGCGGCGGCACCGCACAGGTGCAGAAGAACATCATCGCCGAGCGCGGCCTCGGCATGCCGCGCGAGCCGCGTCCCCGGGCCGCGTCGTGA
- a CDS encoding CHRD domain-containing protein → MASSPHVIDVADADFEREVLERSKATPVLVDFWAPWCGPCQALGPMLERLAAQHDGAFVLAKVNVDVAQEVAAAFGIRSIPAVKAFRDGVLVGEFVGAQPEPVVRQLIDAILPTEADRLVAAAASLPPAEAEPTLRAALEADPRHPRALLALAEMLGARDATDEALALLERVAPPSPLVADAERLSPRRCARAATAPATRPRCGRASPPMRTTSRPGSRSVARSSPAAATRTASRSCSSSCNATASWRTTGRARRWSTPSPCWATITRSRSDSAASWRRRCSGSRTRGRRAAMPGGGHVLSPFRGSATAPGMRISARLIAALALLAAPVASQAHITAFRATLDTAQEVPPASAPATAGGTAFLAVDEAAGTLSYVVTLRSLTGNPVLGHVHVGAPGVSGPAVVTLPVLPPANGTAEGLVSLTSNDLDRFAAITTPGNEMYVNFHTAANPAGEVRGQIEAGGCNCAMLGWKNFKECVREAWKALPKDQRRAAKAAKAFANKAACGKTKGKKKAVRCCAAASSDPANLIGGKMCALVPAKQCTKLGGTATTPASCAAGCSVSGAFLAPEID, encoded by the coding sequence ATGGCCAGCTCTCCGCACGTCATCGACGTCGCCGACGCGGACTTCGAGCGCGAGGTGCTCGAACGCTCGAAGGCGACGCCCGTCCTCGTCGACTTCTGGGCGCCCTGGTGCGGACCCTGTCAGGCGCTGGGGCCGATGCTCGAGCGGCTCGCGGCGCAGCACGACGGCGCCTTCGTGCTCGCCAAGGTGAACGTCGACGTCGCCCAGGAGGTCGCCGCGGCGTTCGGCATCCGCAGCATCCCGGCGGTGAAGGCGTTTCGCGACGGCGTCCTCGTCGGCGAGTTCGTCGGCGCGCAGCCCGAGCCGGTCGTGCGCCAGCTGATCGACGCGATCCTGCCGACCGAGGCGGACCGACTGGTCGCCGCCGCCGCGAGCCTGCCGCCGGCCGAGGCCGAACCGACGCTGCGCGCCGCCCTCGAGGCCGACCCCCGGCATCCCCGGGCCCTCCTCGCCCTCGCCGAGATGCTCGGGGCCCGCGACGCCACCGACGAGGCCCTCGCGCTGCTCGAGCGCGTCGCGCCGCCGTCGCCGCTGGTCGCCGACGCGGAGCGCCTCTCGCCGCGGCGCTGCGCACGCGCCGCGACGGCGCCGGCGACGAGGCCGCGCTGCGGGCGCGCATCGCCGCCGATGCGAACGACCTCACGGCCCGGCTCGCGCTCGGTCGCGCGCTCATCGCCGGCGGCCGCCACGAGGACGGCCTCGCGGAGCTGCTCGTCGTCGTGCAACGCGACCGCCAGCTGGAGGACGACGGGGCGCGCAAGGCGATGGTCGACACCTTCGCCGTGCTGGGCAACGATCACCCGCTCACGGAGCGATTCCGCGGCGAGCTGGCGAAGGCGCTGTTCCGGTAGCCGGACGCGTGGCCGCCGCGCAGCCATGCCGGGAGGCGGCCACGTCTTGTCGCCGTTTCGGGGCTCGGCTACAGCCCCCGGCATGCGCATCTCCGCCAGACTGATTGCCGCCCTGGCGTTGCTCGCGGCTCCGGTCGCGAGCCAGGCCCACATCACGGCGTTCCGTGCCACGCTCGACACGGCGCAGGAGGTGCCGCCGGCGAGTGCACCTGCCACCGCCGGCGGCACCGCCTTCCTCGCCGTCGACGAGGCCGCGGGTACGCTCTCGTACGTGGTCACGCTCCGGAGCCTCACCGGCAACCCCGTGCTCGGACACGTCCACGTGGGCGCGCCCGGCGTGTCGGGTCCGGCGGTCGTCACCCTGCCCGTCCTGCCGCCCGCGAACGGTACGGCCGAGGGCCTCGTGTCGCTCACCTCCAACGACCTCGACCGCTTCGCGGCGATCACCACGCCGGGCAACGAGATGTACGTCAACTTCCACACGGCGGCGAACCCGGCCGGCGAGGTGCGGGGGCAGATCGAGGCCGGCGGCTGCAACTGCGCCATGCTGGGCTGGAAGAACTTCAAGGAGTGCGTGCGCGAGGCCTGGAAGGCGCTGCCGAAGGACCAGCGGCGGGCCGCGAAGGCGGCGAAGGCGTTCGCCAACAAGGCGGCCTGCGGCAAGACGAAGGGCAAGAAGAAGGCCGTCCGCTGCTGCGCCGCGGCCTCGAGCGATCCGGCGAACCTGATCGGCGGCAAGATGTGCGCCCTCGTCCCCGCGAAGCAGTGCACGAAGCTCGGCGGCACGGCGACGACGCCCGCCTCGTGCGCGGCCGGCTGCTCGGTCTCGGGGGCCTTCCTCGCGCCGGAGATCGACTGA
- the kdsB gene encoding 3-deoxy-manno-octulosonate cytidylyltransferase — protein sequence MEPVTVAIIPARYRSTRLPGKALADLGGRPMVCHVAERAGRARGIARVLVATDDARIADAVRAIGVEVVLTRPEHPSGTDRLAEVARGLDADVLVNVQGDLPLLDPAMVERLAARMAAEPALPMATLASAIHDEAEWCSPHVVKVVWGADGRALYFSRAPIPHDRDGVRGAGEPFGWRHVGLYAYRRDVLLRLAALPPSPLERREALEQLRALEHGIAIGVVEWPADAPLVEVDTPADLERARALLTNGGAA from the coding sequence ATGGAACCCGTCACCGTCGCCATCATCCCCGCTCGCTACCGTTCCACCCGATTGCCCGGGAAGGCCCTCGCCGACCTCGGCGGCCGGCCGATGGTGTGCCACGTGGCCGAGCGCGCGGGACGGGCGCGCGGCATCGCGCGCGTGCTGGTGGCGACCGACGACGCCCGCATCGCCGACGCCGTGCGCGCGATCGGCGTCGAGGTCGTGCTGACGCGGCCGGAGCATCCGTCGGGCACCGATCGCCTGGCCGAGGTGGCGCGCGGGCTCGACGCCGACGTGCTGGTGAACGTCCAGGGCGATCTGCCGCTGCTCGATCCCGCGATGGTCGAGCGGCTCGCGGCACGGATGGCGGCGGAGCCGGCGCTGCCCATGGCCACGCTCGCGAGCGCCATCCACGACGAGGCCGAGTGGTGCTCGCCGCACGTCGTGAAGGTCGTCTGGGGCGCCGACGGACGCGCGCTCTACTTCTCGCGCGCGCCGATCCCGCACGACCGCGACGGCGTGCGCGGCGCCGGCGAGCCGTTCGGCTGGCGGCACGTCGGGCTCTACGCGTACCGGCGCGACGTGCTGCTGCGGCTGGCGGCGCTGCCGCCGTCGCCGCTCGAGCGGCGCGAGGCGCTGGAGCAGCTGCGGGCGCTGGAGCACGGCATCGCGATCGGAGTCGTCGAGTGGCCGGCGGACGCGCCGCTCGTCGAGGTGGACACGCCCGCGGATCTGGAGCGCGCGCGGGCCTTGCTGACGAACGGGGGGGCGGCATGA
- a CDS encoding CTP synthase yields the protein MSKQQASKTKYIFVTGGVVSSLGKGVASASIAALLEARGLTVTMVKMDPYINVDPGTMSPFQHGEVFVTDDGAETDLDLGHYERYVSTRMGRVNNFTTGVVYHTVIEKERRGDYLGGTVQVIPHITDEIKRRVRAAAEGYNVCIGEVGGTVGDIESLPFVEAIRQLGWDVGKENALYLHLTLVPFISSAGELKTKPTQHSVQELTGYGIQPDILLCRATHPLEKKVKQKIALFCNVDDNRVISAPDVANIYEVPLTLHSEGLDERIVERLNCFTGTPNLSKWRRIATAWKNPKDTVKIAMVGKYVELTDSYKSLNEALVHGGIANECRVEVTHVDSEKIEQDGIPDAVTQADGILVPMGFGPRGTEGKIAAVRYAREKKVPFFGICFGMQMAVIEFARHVCGLERANSIEVDPKTPHPVIDLMLDQRGLTQKGGTMRLGAYPCTLADGTLARKTYKKSKISERHRHRYEFNSSYREQLEQAGLVCSGVSPDGALVEIVELKNHPWFLGSQFHPEFKSRPVDCHPLFKGFVRAALQQRAYRRDTPLLGGLKVVKR from the coding sequence ATGAGCAAGCAGCAGGCGTCGAAGACGAAGTACATCTTCGTGACCGGCGGCGTGGTGTCGTCGCTCGGCAAGGGCGTCGCGTCGGCGTCCATCGCCGCGCTGCTCGAAGCGCGCGGCTTGACCGTGACGATGGTCAAGATGGACCCGTACATCAACGTCGACCCCGGCACGATGAGCCCGTTCCAGCACGGCGAGGTCTTCGTCACCGACGACGGCGCCGAGACCGACCTGGATCTGGGCCACTACGAGCGCTACGTCTCGACGCGCATGGGCCGCGTCAACAACTTCACGACCGGCGTCGTCTACCACACCGTCATCGAGAAGGAGCGCCGCGGCGACTACCTCGGCGGCACGGTGCAGGTGATCCCGCACATCACCGACGAGATCAAACGCCGCGTGCGCGCCGCCGCCGAGGGCTACAACGTCTGCATCGGCGAGGTCGGCGGCACCGTCGGCGACATCGAGAGCCTGCCCTTCGTCGAAGCCATCCGCCAGCTCGGCTGGGACGTCGGCAAGGAGAACGCGCTCTACCTGCACTTGACGCTGGTGCCGTTCATCTCCTCGGCCGGCGAGCTCAAGACCAAGCCCACGCAGCACAGCGTGCAGGAGCTGACCGGCTACGGCATCCAGCCCGACATCCTGCTCTGCCGCGCGACGCACCCGCTCGAGAAGAAGGTGAAGCAGAAGATCGCGCTCTTCTGCAACGTCGACGACAACCGCGTCATCAGCGCGCCCGACGTCGCCAACATCTACGAGGTGCCGCTGACGCTGCACAGCGAGGGCCTCGACGAGCGTATCGTCGAGCGGCTCAACTGCTTCACTGGCACGCCGAACCTGTCCAAGTGGCGGCGCATCGCGACGGCGTGGAAGAACCCGAAGGACACGGTGAAGATCGCGATGGTGGGCAAGTACGTCGAGCTCACCGACTCGTACAAGAGCCTCAACGAGGCGCTCGTCCACGGCGGCATCGCCAACGAGTGCCGCGTCGAGGTGACGCACGTCGACTCCGAGAAGATCGAGCAGGACGGCATTCCGGACGCGGTCACGCAGGCCGACGGCATCCTGGTGCCCATGGGCTTCGGGCCGCGCGGCACCGAGGGCAAGATCGCGGCGGTACGCTACGCGCGTGAGAAGAAGGTGCCGTTCTTCGGCATCTGCTTCGGCATGCAGATGGCGGTGATCGAGTTCGCGCGCCACGTCTGCGGGCTCGAGCGCGCCAACTCGATCGAGGTCGACCCGAAGACGCCGCACCCGGTGATCGACCTGATGCTCGATCAGCGCGGGCTGACGCAGAAGGGCGGCACCATGCGCCTCGGCGCGTACCCGTGCACGCTCGCCGACGGCACGCTGGCGCGCAAGACGTACAAGAAGTCGAAGATCAGCGAGCGCCACCGCCATCGCTACGAGTTCAACAGCTCGTACCGCGAGCAGCTCGAGCAGGCGGGGCTCGTGTGCTCGGGCGTGTCGCCCGACGGCGCGCTGGTCGAGATCGTCGAGCTGAAGAACCATCCCTGGTTCCTCGGCAGCCAATTCCACCCCGAGTTCAAGTCGCGGCCGGTCGACTGCCACCCCCTCTTCAAGGGCTTCGTGCGCGCGGCGCTCCAGCAGCGCGCCTACCGGCGCGACACGCCGCTCCTGGGCGGCCTCAAGGTGGTCAAGCGGTAG
- the kdsA gene encoding 3-deoxy-8-phosphooctulonate synthase, with the protein MARTARVGAITIGAGAPLACIAGPCVIESRDAALRHAEALAAMAAAAGMPLVYKSSFDKANRTSLGSFRGVGMDEGLRILADVRHETGLPVLTDVHESAQIAPVAAVVDVLQTPAFLCRQTDFVLAAAGAGKPVNVKKGQFLSPWEMAKVVEKARATGNPDVLVTERGFAFGYNDLVADLRAIPVLAATGCPVVFDATHSVQRPGGLGTASGGDRDLVPTLARAAVAAGCDAVFLEVHEEPERALSDGATSLRLADVPALLAQLAALARVVRA; encoded by the coding sequence GTGGCCCGCACCGCGCGCGTCGGCGCGATCACCATCGGCGCGGGCGCGCCGCTCGCCTGCATCGCCGGTCCGTGCGTCATCGAGTCGCGCGACGCGGCGCTGCGCCACGCCGAGGCGCTCGCCGCGATGGCGGCCGCGGCCGGCATGCCGCTGGTCTATAAGTCGTCCTTCGACAAGGCGAACCGGACGTCGCTGGGCTCGTTCCGCGGCGTCGGCATGGACGAGGGGCTTCGCATTCTCGCCGACGTGCGCCACGAGACGGGCTTGCCGGTGCTGACCGACGTGCACGAGAGCGCGCAGATCGCGCCGGTCGCCGCGGTCGTCGACGTGCTGCAGACGCCCGCCTTCCTCTGCCGCCAGACCGACTTCGTGCTCGCCGCCGCCGGCGCGGGCAAGCCGGTGAACGTCAAGAAGGGGCAGTTCCTCTCGCCCTGGGAGATGGCGAAGGTCGTCGAGAAGGCGCGCGCGACCGGCAACCCCGACGTCCTCGTCACCGAGCGCGGCTTCGCCTTCGGCTACAACGACCTCGTCGCCGATCTGCGCGCGATCCCGGTGCTGGCCGCGACCGGCTGCCCGGTGGTGTTCGACGCCACCCACAGCGTGCAGCGGCCGGGCGGCCTCGGCACGGCGTCGGGCGGCGACCGCGATCTCGTGCCGACGCTCGCCCGTGCGGCCGTCGCCGCCGGCTGCGACGCCGTCTTCCTCGAGGTACACGAGGAGCCGGAGCGCGCGCTGTCCGACGGCGCGACCAGCCTGCGGCTCGCCGACGTGCCGGCGCTGCTCGCGCAGCTTGCCGCCCTCGCCCGCGTGGTACGCGCGTGA
- a CDS encoding KpsF/GutQ family sugar-phosphate isomerase has protein sequence MSERQRRGRRVLDVELRALEAVRDRLDAGFDRALDLLLACRGKVVVTGIGKSGIVCRKIAATLASTGTPALFLHAGEGGHGDLGVVARGDVVLAVSNSGEAEELVRLLPVVRRLSLPLIAITGRRESTLGAVADVTLDVSVPEEACALGLAPTSSTTVAMALGDALAVALLEERGFSADDFALLHPGGALGRRLTRVEDLMHKGAQLPSVPAAASLEETIGEISGKRLGMTAVVDPSGELLGIVTDGDLRRGLSRAADIRALTAGDLMTCNPKTIAAGALAGQAVALMERHSITSLLVLDETRRPAGVIHLHDLLRAGVV, from the coding sequence ATGTCCGAGCGCCAGCGCCGCGGCCGCCGCGTGCTCGACGTCGAGCTGCGCGCCCTCGAGGCCGTGCGCGACCGTCTCGACGCCGGCTTCGACCGCGCGCTCGACCTGCTCCTCGCGTGCCGCGGCAAGGTCGTCGTCACCGGCATCGGCAAATCGGGGATCGTCTGCCGCAAGATCGCCGCGACGCTCGCCAGCACCGGCACCCCGGCGCTGTTCCTGCACGCGGGCGAGGGCGGCCACGGCGATCTCGGCGTGGTCGCGCGCGGCGACGTCGTGCTCGCGGTGTCGAACAGCGGCGAGGCCGAGGAGCTGGTGCGCCTGCTGCCGGTCGTGCGCCGCCTGTCGTTGCCGCTGATCGCGATCACGGGACGCCGGGAGTCGACGCTCGGCGCCGTCGCCGACGTCACGCTCGACGTGAGTGTGCCGGAGGAGGCGTGCGCGCTCGGCCTCGCACCCACGTCGAGCACGACGGTCGCGATGGCGCTCGGCGATGCGCTCGCCGTCGCGCTGCTCGAGGAGCGCGGCTTCTCCGCCGACGACTTCGCGCTCCTGCACCCCGGCGGCGCGCTCGGCCGACGCCTGACGCGCGTCGAGGACCTCATGCACAAGGGCGCGCAGCTCCCGAGCGTGCCGGCGGCCGCGTCGCTCGAGGAGACGATCGGCGAGATCAGCGGCAAGCGCCTCGGCATGACCGCCGTCGTCGACCCGAGCGGCGAGCTGCTCGGCATCGTCACCGACGGCGACTTGCGCCGCGGCCTCTCGCGCGCCGCGGACATTCGCGCGCTCACCGCGGGCGACCTCATGACGTGCAACCCGAAGACGATCGCCGCGGGCGCGCTCGCGGGCCAGGCGGTGGCGCTGATGGAGCGGCACTCGATCACGTCGCTCCTCGTGCTCGACGAGACGCGCCGCCCGGCGGGGGTTATCCACCTCCACGACCTGCTGCGCGCCGGCGTCGTATAG
- a CDS encoding MHS family MFS transporter, with amino-acid sequence MMQGNSPGRVLFASLIGTTIEFFDFYIYATAAVLVFPHLFFPATDPASATLQSLATFALAFFARPVGSAVFGHYGDRIGRKATLVAALLTMGLSTVLIGLLPTYQTAGLLAPALLALCRFGQGFGLGGEWGGAVLLATENAPPGKQNWYGMFPQLGAPIGFIFSSGVFLVLTHYLSDEAFLAWGWRVPFVASAALVLLGLWVRLNIEETPAFRRALHNHERVRVPVAELFRRHGARLVLGTFAAVATFVVFYLMTVFTLSWGTSELGYSRQHFLLLQIAAIVCFGLTIPLSARLADRFDPRSVLIAAAASLALFGFVFAPLLAGGTDGMVLLCLSLGLGLMGLTYGPLGAALGALFPTAVRYTGASLTFNFAGIVGASLTPYAATWLAQAYGLAAVGWYLSGMSVLTLVALLLLSRGAMSARH; translated from the coding sequence ATGATGCAGGGAAATTCGCCGGGCCGGGTGCTGTTCGCGAGCCTCATCGGCACCACGATCGAGTTCTTCGACTTCTACATCTACGCCACGGCGGCGGTGCTGGTGTTCCCGCACCTGTTCTTCCCGGCGACGGATCCCGCGTCGGCCACGCTCCAGTCGCTCGCCACGTTCGCGCTCGCGTTCTTCGCGCGGCCGGTCGGCTCGGCGGTCTTCGGGCACTACGGCGACCGCATCGGCCGCAAGGCGACGCTCGTGGCCGCGCTGCTGACGATGGGCCTCTCGACCGTGCTCATCGGCCTCCTGCCGACGTACCAGACCGCGGGCCTGCTCGCGCCGGCGCTGCTCGCGCTGTGTCGCTTCGGCCAGGGCTTCGGCCTCGGCGGCGAGTGGGGCGGCGCCGTCCTGCTGGCTACCGAGAACGCGCCGCCCGGCAAGCAGAACTGGTACGGCATGTTCCCGCAGCTCGGCGCGCCGATCGGCTTCATCTTCTCGTCGGGCGTCTTCCTCGTGCTGACGCACTACCTCAGCGACGAGGCGTTCCTCGCGTGGGGCTGGCGGGTGCCGTTCGTCGCCAGCGCTGCGCTGGTCCTCCTCGGGCTGTGGGTGCGGCTCAACATCGAAGAGACGCCGGCGTTCCGCCGCGCGCTCCACAACCACGAGCGCGTGCGCGTGCCGGTCGCCGAGCTGTTCCGCCGTCACGGCGCACGGCTCGTCCTCGGCACGTTCGCCGCCGTGGCCACGTTCGTCGTGTTCTACCTGATGACGGTGTTCACGCTGTCGTGGGGCACGAGCGAGCTCGGCTACTCGCGCCAGCATTTCCTGCTCCTGCAGATCGCGGCCATCGTCTGCTTCGGCCTCACGATCCCGCTGTCGGCCCGGCTCGCCGACCGCTTCGATCCGCGCTCGGTGCTGATCGCCGCCGCCGCGAGCCTCGCGCTCTTCGGGTTCGTCTTCGCGCCGCTGCTGGCCGGCGGCACCGACGGCATGGTGCTCCTCTGCCTGTCGCTCGGCCTCGGCCTCATGGGCCTCACCTACGGGCCGCTCGGCGCCGCCCTGGGCGCGCTCTTCCCCACCGCGGTGCGCTACACGGGCGCGTCGCTCACGTTCAACTTCGCGGGCATCGTCGGCGCCTCGCTGACGCCCTACGCGGCGACGTGGCTCGCGCAGGCGTACGGGCTCGCGGCGGTCGGCTGGTACCTGTCCGGGATGAGCGTCCTGACGCTCGTCGCCCTGCTACTGCTGTCGCGCGGGGCGATGTCGGCGCGTCACTGA
- a CDS encoding PqqD family peptide modification chaperone: MGSRYRVNGPNVVHETVEREAILIHLEYGTYYSLTEAGACVWDVVVRGGDVADAVAAVTAAYDVAPEDAAPVVAALLDTLVAEELVTADDVAPALPLAVAGVADGARRPWSAPELGRFTDMQELLLADPIHEVADAGWPHVKPVAR, translated from the coding sequence ATGGGGAGCCGCTACCGGGTGAACGGGCCCAACGTCGTCCACGAGACCGTGGAGCGCGAAGCGATCCTGATCCACCTGGAGTACGGCACCTACTACAGCCTCACCGAGGCGGGCGCGTGCGTGTGGGACGTGGTGGTCCGCGGCGGCGACGTCGCCGACGCGGTGGCGGCGGTGACCGCGGCGTACGACGTCGCGCCCGAGGACGCCGCGCCGGTCGTGGCGGCGCTCCTCGATACGCTCGTCGCGGAGGAACTCGTGACCGCCGACGACGTCGCGCCGGCGCTGCCCCTCGCGGTCGCGGGCGTCGCCGACGGCGCGCGGCGGCCATGGAGCGCGCCCGAGCTGGGACGCTTCACCGACATGCAGGAGCTGCTGCTGGCCGATCCGATCCACGAGGTGGCGGACGCGGGTTGGCCGCACGTGAAGCCCGTCGCACGCTGA
- a CDS encoding glycosyltransferase family 2 protein, translating into MTRPTVAVVMPIYNGGTYLAEALASLRAQTLLPDEIVVVDDGSTDGSGALAAARAPQARLVRQENAGVAAALARGVRETTAEIVTFLEADDVWLPEKLAREAARFAAEPDVAWTLCHTQIFLDAGCERPSWLRPALLDGPSLVAFVSALAIRRTVFARVGDFDATYRYGQDTEWMMRAQAAGMRRAILPEVSVRRRIHASNMTDVQRHATAMLRVARAAARRHAGAS; encoded by the coding sequence ATGACGCGGCCGACCGTCGCCGTCGTCATGCCGATCTACAACGGCGGGACGTATCTTGCGGAGGCGCTCGCCAGCCTCCGCGCCCAGACGCTGCTGCCCGACGAGATCGTCGTCGTCGACGACGGCTCGACCGACGGCTCCGGCGCGCTCGCCGCGGCGCGCGCGCCGCAGGCGCGCCTCGTGCGCCAGGAGAACGCCGGCGTCGCCGCCGCGCTCGCCCGCGGCGTGCGCGAGACGACGGCCGAGATCGTGACCTTCCTCGAGGCCGACGACGTGTGGCTTCCCGAGAAGCTGGCCCGCGAGGCCGCCCGCTTCGCGGCAGAGCCCGACGTCGCCTGGACGCTGTGCCACACGCAGATATTCCTCGACGCCGGCTGCGAACGACCCTCCTGGCTGCGCCCGGCGCTGCTCGACGGGCCGTCGCTGGTCGCGTTCGTGAGCGCGCTCGCCATACGCCGGACGGTGTTCGCGCGCGTCGGCGACTTCGACGCGACCTACCGCTACGGCCAGGACACGGAGTGGATGATGCGCGCGCAGGCGGCCGGCATGCGCCGCGCGATCCTCCCCGAGGTGTCGGTGCGCCGGCGCATCCACGCCAGCAACATGACGGACGTCCAGCGTCACGCCACCGCCATGCTGCGCGTCGCGCGCGCCGCCGCGCGCCGGCACGCGGGCGCGTCGTGA
- a CDS encoding glycosyltransferase family 2 protein — translation MTRAPGARVSVVVPVRDGARHLGAALDSVLAQGDRVGEIVVVDDGSSDDSVAVARSRGPLVRVIAQPPSGVGPARNRGAAAASHPLLAFLDADDLWPDDRLAGLCAVLEAAPELDAVFGLVEEFFTPELDAAVAATMRCKPLGAAMLPGGMLIWRDAFARHAGFAARGAEFVAWFVGARDGGLRWRVLDTLVLRRRLHDRNRARVDPRVAADYLRIARERVAGRRP, via the coding sequence GTGACCCGCGCACCCGGCGCGCGCGTGAGCGTCGTCGTGCCGGTACGCGACGGCGCCCGTCACCTCGGCGCGGCCCTCGACAGCGTGCTCGCGCAGGGCGATCGCGTCGGCGAGATCGTCGTCGTCGACGACGGCTCGTCGGACGACTCCGTCGCCGTCGCGCGCTCGCGCGGCCCGCTCGTGCGCGTGATCGCGCAGCCGCCGTCCGGCGTCGGCCCGGCGCGCAACCGGGGCGCCGCGGCGGCGAGCCATCCGCTGCTCGCCTTCCTCGACGCCGACGATCTCTGGCCCGACGATCGGCTCGCGGGGCTGTGCGCGGTGCTCGAAGCGGCGCCCGAGCTCGACGCCGTGTTCGGGCTGGTCGAGGAGTTCTTCACCCCCGAGCTCGACGCCGCCGTCGCCGCGACGATGCGCTGCAAGCCCCTCGGCGCGGCCATGCTGCCCGGAGGCATGCTCATCTGGCGCGACGCCTTCGCGCGCCATGCCGGCTTCGCCGCCCGCGGCGCGGAGTTCGTCGCGTGGTTCGTCGGCGCGCGCGACGGCGGGCTGCGCTGGCGCGTGCTCGATACGCTCGTGCTGCGCCGTCGCCTGCACGATCGCAACCGCGCCCGCGTCGATCCGCGTGTCGCCGCGGACTACCTCCGGATCGCGCGCGAGCGCGTCGCGGGACGACGGCCATGA